One window of the Penaeus vannamei isolate JL-2024 chromosome 31, ASM4276789v1, whole genome shotgun sequence genome contains the following:
- the LOC113827624 gene encoding BTB/POZ domain-containing protein 9, whose translation MYHQNCPDRMSLPWQSCLTTVSERLVALLTSGMRSDVTLHLEGRTLKAHRLILAMNSPVFDKLLYGNEDRQPCMLPIEYPLQDDPPEAFTWMLEYMYRGNPDLPSVPMALEVSVLATKYQMGALKSACSEYLKQHLNDVNVLKVYDAAVQLENADLVHRCLQMARNTTEDVFSTQQMRLLSKPALAHLLANYVTNTSEVQIFRGIVAWGRHRIASRGACTDDLRKEIEAFLPHVRFLAMTTQEFVEQVIPTGIFTPSEACDILTNITQSKEAPLPEICCKIRDRRN comes from the exons ATGTACCATCAAAACTGTCCCGACCGAATGTCTCTCCCGTGGCAGAGCTGCCTGACCACGGTGTCTGAGCGCCTCGTAGCACTACTGACTTCGGGGATGCGATCAGACGTCACACTTCACCTTGAAGGACGCACGCTCAAG GCGCACCGTCTGATCCTTGCCATGAACTCCCCGGTGTTTGACAAACTGCTGTATGGCAACGAAGACCGTCAGCCGTGCATGCTCCCCATCGAGTACCCGTTGCAAGACGATCCGCCTGAGGCATTCACATGGATGCTGGAGTACATGTACCGCGGCAATCCCGACCTCCCTAGCGTGCCCATGGCGCTGGAGGTCAGCGTTCTCGCCACCAAGTACCAGATGGGGGCGCTCAAGTCGGCTTGCTCCGAA TACCTCAAACAGCACCTGAATGATGTTAACGTTTTAAAAGTCTATGATGCCGCCGTTCAACTTGAAAATGCCGACCTCGTACACAGATGCCTTCAG ATGGCTAGAAATACTACGGAGGACGTGTTTTCCACGCAGCAAATGCGACTCCTCAGCAAACCAGCATTAGCTCATCTCCTCGCGAATTATGTTACCAACACCTCCGAGGTTCAGATATTCCGAGGGATCGTGGCCTG GGGGCGCCATCGCATCGCTTCGCGGGGCGCCTGCACCGATGACCTTCGGAAGGAGATCGAGGCCTTCCTCCCGCACGTGAGGTTCCTCGCCATGACCACGCAAGAGTTCGTCGAGCAAGTTATTCCCACGGGCATCTTCACGCCATCGGAAGCCTGCGACATCCTCACTAACATCACGCAGTCCAAGGAAGCGCCTCTTCCCGAAATATGTTGCAAGATAAGGGACCGGAGGAACTAA